In Nitrososphaerales archaeon, the genomic stretch CGCTCCCAAGAGTTCCGGATTCTTGCAGTCACTCTTTGCGAGTTCGAACTGGTCGATGATGGCTTGCACCGGTATCGCCTGGGGACCCAAGGGAGTCATCGCGATGAGTTGAGGGTCGATAGGTCCGATGAATGAGTGTCTTGCCATGACTATCTTGTTGGCAGAGCAGGCGAGCATCGTTGCGGCTGACATGGCCGCATGGGGGATGATTACTCTCACATCTTTGAACTTCGAACGAACATACGCTACCAGTCCTTCCACCGCTTCTGTCGAACCACCAGGCATATGCAGCAGTAGGTCAAGTGGACCCGGGGAGAGACCATGGAAGACCTCCATGAAGCCGTAGATGTCTTCTTCTGTCATTGAGGTCAACTCTGGAGATATCCCGGGAGTTGGGATTGTCCACCTCGAAGAATACGATACTATGTTCCTCTTAGTGTACGAACTGAGGGTAGTAAGGTGCTTCCTTCTCAGGTAGTCGAAGGGAGAAGGATGACCCTCCTTCTGGAGCTGAGCAAGTTCCTTGAGCTCTTCGCCCCAAGTGGGCATGATTTCTGATCCTTCAGGAGGTGGAGTTACTTACGCTGGTCGTGGCCACTGACCTATTGTTCATTCGCGTCCTGGCGAGGACCGGCTCGTATTGTTCCTGCAGCTTCATGACCACTGCTACCCCAGGCCTCTCCATGGCCTTCTTCAAGAGGTTCTCAAGTGTCTCAGAGTCAGTCATGGTTCGTCAAGGTTCTCTAAGTGGGATCCTTACTTAAGGGGTTCCGTCAACCCTTCGTCCACCTCAGCTCCCCTGGCGTCGTCGTGTCTGTTCCGCCTCAGGAGGTCGGCGATTGTGAAGCTCGAAGCGGAGCACCCCTTGGACGTATGCTTCAGGAGTTGGGCACGGACCCTGTCCCCGTCAGATGAGAGGCTGACCAAGGTGTCAGCCCACTGTGCCACCTGTTCGTCGTACTTGTTCGGCGAGGCGAGGGTTGCGATGACCAGCGCCTTCCTTTTCGCCTGCTCAATCCCACGCTCGACGCCGCTCAGGAGCCTCCTCGCCTCCCTCTCATCCAGCTCCGGCTCGTTGAAAGTGCCGAGCAAGTCTGATATGACCACGAGCTGCGCAGCGTAATCCTCGACAGCAGGCGCGAGGTATTTCGAGACGAGGTCCGCGAGCTGGTACATGGTGAAGACCCTGCAGCCCGTGACCCTCCTGAGGGCGTCGTTCGGGTTGACGCCGCGCTGCCTAGCGAACGAGGCGAAGAGGTACGGGTCGGAGTTGTTCCCGCCGTCGATGAAGAGCACAGTCGAGTCGAGGCCTCCCATATCGAGAGGCAGCTGGGCCCTGAAAGCGGCCAGTTCCGCCACCGCCGACGACTCGCTCCCGACCAGGGTGACGAGCCTGTTCGTCGCCAGCGGCCTCAGGAGCCTGTCCAGAGGCGCGAAGCCGAGGGAGAAGTGCGCGAAGGAGGAGGCCTGTTGGAAGTAGGCCTGCTTCTTCGCTGCCTGCCTGGGGACAGAGAAATCTATCGAAGACCAATCCTCGGGTATGGCTGCAAGCCTGCACTCTGTCGCCCCCTCCAGCCTCCCTCCGCAGCTCGGGCACCGCCCCTCCAGGGAGTCGACGAGTTCGGCCACAGGCCTGAGCTCCTGCCTGACGCGCAGGACGCAGCTGCAGCTCGAGCAGAGATAGACGAACCTCTCCCTGCCGCCTCCGTCCAGTTCGTGCAGATAATGGAGCCCGGCCATTCAGACCGGAGGCTGAAACTGGCGTCTGGCATTTAACAGGAAACGGCGCAGTGAAAGTGTTCGAGGGGGGAGGCGCGCGAAAGTGAGCGCTTCGCTACTTCGAATAGTAGAGGACGAGGAAGTACATGGCGTAGGCGCCGAGGAAGGCGCCACCCATCTGAGCCGAGTTCCCGTTGTTCAGGAAGCTGGAGAAGACGAACTCGAACCCGCCGAGGGCAGCAGCGAGCACGAAGAAGAGGCCGAGGAGGGAGACGATGCGGACGCTCCTCGCCTTGGACCTGAAGGAGAGCGCAGCTATGGCGACCGAGAGAATGATGACGATTAGACCCTCGACCCCGTGGAACGTGGCGAGTGGGCCGGGACCTGAAGCCTGCAGGGACTGGAAGAACCCGCCGATGCCGTTCACCGCGCCGCTCGGGAAGGCTCCGAACAGGCTCACGACGTCGCCCGTCCAAGCCTGGACGGCCAGCAGGATGATGTTGAGGATCGTTGCCAGCTTAAGGGCTCTGAGTGGGTCCTTGGTTGCTACAGTCATTATGGCCGCCCTCTACAGTCTGAGACCGAAAGATTGGGCGAAGTCCTCGAAGTTCCCGTAGGCAGCCAGGTATTGCAGCCCTTTGTCCGAGATCTTGTACTTCGATATCTTCTCGCTGTTCAGCTCCAGCAGGAGGCCCGAGCCCACGAGCTCAGAGAGGAGCTTGCTCATCCTGGTGTACGACATGTTGCCCCTCCTCAGGAGCATCGTTATGCCCACCCCGGTCCCCTCCGTATTCATGTCTCTGGCGGTGCTGAGAACGTCAGCGATTATCCTGACCTGGGTTCTATACTGGGCCATCGAGCTTCACTCCTCCGAATGCGAACTTCAGCACGGGCACGAACAATATGAGAAGTCCCACCTCTCTCGTTATAATCTGGATTAGTGAAAGAACGTCAACTTGGAAGTATAGCAGCGATAACCACTGGACGAACGTTCCCACCCCTAGGAGAGCCAAGCCGGTCGCTATCAGGAGAGTGTCCGGCTTCCTGGTGCGAGCGTAGGCGTAGAGCGTCTCGACCATCCCGTAGAGCACGAAGTAGAAGGAGAGGATGCCCAGAATGTAGCCGAGCTGGGTTCCGGAGATAGTTATCACTGGGAATACCATCAGCGCAAGCCCCAGCCTCTTTGCCAGCATGACGTCCACGGCGTGAGAGAACGCCAGGAAGAAGTACCCGGTCGTCTCAAGGAGCAAGCCTGCGACGACCACGGTCGCCGTAAGCGCGGACAGCCAGGGCAGGAACACAGCCGCACCCACGAAAGCCTCGATCACGAAACCAAAGCCGAGTAGGGCGAACGCTGTTGCAAGCCTGAGCAGAGAGGGGCTGTCCGTCTGCTTCACCCCACGGTACGAGACGTAAGCTATCGATAGCGAAACGAAGGCGCCGACGAATTGCAGCGCATCCTCTATCATTAGCATCGAAGGCGCTGGCGCCATAGTTTCCGAGACGGCGTGAGCGCTTCCAGTATAAAAGTGTGACGCGCGCGGGTTCTGTTCGCTTGTCGTTTGGTCGTTTTCTCTGTTCGGCGTCGTTTGGTGATAGGAGAGCTTGGAGCTTGTCCATCTGGTCGATGACCAAATCCTCGTCTGGAGCTTTTATGTGGTTCTCATCACAGTATCTATTGAGCCACCCCAAAGTTGAAAGGAGGATTTCTGCCGCTTCTCGGTTAGCCTCTGCCATCTTCGCTATTTCCTTGAGTTCACTGATGGCTTGAAGTTTCAAGAAATAGTCGTTCAAGCGTAAGGGCCTCCAAGTGGTGGCTGGGAAGGTTGCCCTTCCTTCCTAGCGGCTTGCGCATCCTGAAGCTTCTTTGCTATCGCCTTCAAGCTCTGCACCTCGGTTTGGATTATCTGGTCTAGCTCTTCCTTCTTCTTCTCCATGTCTGGAATCCTCTCTATGACTTTCGAGAGGCTGATGCTGTTTCTTACGGATTCTATTGCAAGTCTATTGACTTCTCGAAGGAAGTTGATGTTGGTTTCACTCAAGAAGATGTTTGAGCTAAAGTGCATCGCGAACAGAGTGTATAGCAACAGGTTGTCGTGCTTCCTCTTTTTCCTAGCCTTTTCCGCCTGTCCTGACCATTTCTCTTGCTCTTCGTTCATCCATTTGATATCGGATTGGATTTTCCCTATGACGCCTTCAGTCTCCTTTTTGGCCTGTGCTATCTCTGCTTCGACCTGGGCTTCTTCTTCAGGGGTCATTTCTTCCTCTCGTGCTTCTCTAAGTATTCGTTGATGGCCTCAAGGAATATCTCTGTGTCGGACTTCTCGTTATCGAGTCCGAACTGCTTCACCTCTTTCAGCTTGGACTTGGGAAGCCTGAACGTGGTCTTCACGATTTCATCCATGTCTTTCTTGTCCACGCATACGGTAGCGAAACCTTTTGTTAATAAGGCTTGCCCTACCGACAGAATGACCGTGAGACGGCAAGACGGCAAGTGATATATAGGCCATACTGCCATACATACGGCATGCAATCAGAACAACTCCGCTACGAAATGGACGCCGACGAATACGCCGAACACGAGGCTTACGCCGAGGCGAGGCGCGAGATGGAGGCCGACTGAATGAGCCACAGGTTCATGCAACCCGCCTTCAACGCCCGCGAAGCGAAGGGTGAGGCAATCGCCCGCGAGTTCGGGTGGGTTCAGAGGGTGGACGACCATTCTTACAGAGTCCACTCGCAGAGGATGGATAAGGAATACCAAGTCGAGCAAACGGAGACGGGGTGGGCCTGCTCGTGCCCCGATTCGACCTACCGAGGGGAGAAGTGCAAGCATGTTTGGGCTGTTGAGATTTCATGGATTCTGAGGCAGAAGGTAGAGGCAGAGACAAGGGTTATGCCGATTCAGGCTCAGGATTGCGTCGTATGCGGCTCTGAGGACTTGATGAAGTGGGGCATCAGGCACAACAAGGCGGGAGACATCCAGAAGTTCAAGTGCCGAGGATGTGGGAGATTCTTCACAATCAACGTAGGCTTCGAAGGGATGAAGCACGACCCGAAGGCAATAACGACGGCAATGCAACTCTTCTTCTCTGGGGAGTCTCTACGGAACACGCAGAAGGCGTTGCTGTTGCTCGGAGTGCGAGTGGCTCATTCAACCATCTACGAATGGATTAGGAAATACGTCGCCCTGATGGACAAGTATCTCGACAAGATTACCCCGCAAGTCTCGAACACTTGGAGGGCAGACGAGGTGTTCGTGAAGTTCAAGGGCAACGTCAAGTTCGTCTTCGCCTTGATGGACGACCAGACACGCTTCTGGATTTCTCAACAGGTGGCAGACGGGAAGTTCACGGCTGACGTAAGGCCGCTATTTGCGGAAGCGAAGAGGGTGGCAGGGAAGAGGCCACTCACGATGATAACCGACGGGGGAAACCATTTCATTCAGCCCATCATCAAGGAGTTCTGGACTAACACCAACCCCAAGACCCAGCACGTCAGGGACATCAGACTTGACGGCACGACGCACAACAACAAGATGGAGAGGATGAATGGGGAGATTCGGGACAGAGAGAAGGTGATGAGGGGGCTAAAGCGGGTGGACACCCCGATTCTCAAGGGAGTCCAGCTATACCACAATTACTTCCGACCGCATGAGAGCCTTCATGGGGCAACTCCTGCCGAGAAGGCAGGGATTCGCATAGAGGGGGAAAACAAATGGCTAACGGTGATTCAGAATGCGGGTCGCCAAACGGGTTCGAACAGGAAGACGAACCAACCGTGAACCGAACAGAACCCGCGCGCGGGTTCTGGAAAGTCCTCGGTGGATGAAGGGGATTAGGATGCTGCTCAACGTCGGTTGATGGGGGAGTGGAATAGCGGTCAAACGAAGATTCAGATTCAACCAGAAATTCCTGACGAAGAAGAAGATAGCTGCCATCGTCGTCATAGCATTCGTTTTCGCGGCTAACGAGATTCTCTCTTACCATCCAACCCCACCAAAACAGACGGTGGGATTCCCTATCGTCTTTGCGTCCCCCAACCTGCCCATACCCAGCGGCAACTATCCGATTAACCAAACCGCAGTCTCGCAATTTGTGAACAACACCATCGCCGATTACAACAGCCTGCTCGCCAAGAATCAAGGGAAATGGGCTAACTTTACCAGCATCGCACACTTCTTCGACCTCTACCGACCCATTGGGAGTTGGGAGGTTCAGGTCGCCAGAGACAGCGGAACCTTTAGTGGCTGGATTGAGTTCATCTTCAGAACCTCTCAGAATGCCAGTCCCCAGACGGTTGTAATCACAAACGAGACGGCAGATTACCTGAGGCCAGCAATGGGAACGAAGTTGTCGCCCAACAACATCTCCATCGACTATCATAAAACGAATTACGGCCTCATCTTCTCGAACTACTACTCCGAGTCGGCAGTCGGGGAAACCCTCATCCCGCTGGTCTGGATTACCAACTCCTCTATGGTCTATGGCGATGTGGCGGTCAACGCCAACAACGCCGCACGAACTATCTACCAATACGACATCGCAGTCATGAACACAGCGTTGAACCCTCCCTATCCTACTTGGGGTTGGTTCTCGAATGTTTGGAGACTGTGGGGAGGGTATATCGAGTTCTTCGGCCTTGTGCTCACCATTGTCACAGGAATCATCTATCTGCAACGCGAGGGGTTTCTGCAATTCAAACGCCCCTCAAGAACTGGGCAAGAACCGCAATCAGAAGGAAGAACACCATAAGGAACAGAAGACGAGACTGGCTCCTTAGGCGCTTGACCTCTGCCTTCAGTTCTCTGATTTCGTCTTGTAGTATTCGCTCACGATTATCCTGACCACCTCTGGAATCGTCGCTATCTTTCTGACCTTCCTCTCCTCTTCGAGAGACTTCAGCATCTCCTCGGTCATTCCGTTCTTGAGTTCTACCTCGTGATTATCGTCAACACGTCCTCATCCAACAGCCTGTGGTTTATGCCCACGCGCTGCCCGCCGAACCTGACGCTCTTACCCCACACAAGCGCGTAACGGAAGTCGTCCTTCATCCCCCTGTGGACCTTGTCGCAGACCTCCATTATTGTGGAGCCCCTCTTTACAATCATGGGCTCCTCGAAGTCAGTCTCGCCCGTCCTCCTCCGCATGTAGATCCTGACGAAGCCGAGCCTCTTGTAGATCTCCTCCTTCAGGGCGGCTATGTTGACGCCTGCTTCCGCGGATATCGGGACGAAGGAGTAGGGGAGCTTCCTGCTCAGCTCGGTCGTGAACCCGGCGTTGACGAGGTCGATCTTGTTCATCACAGTCAGGGACGGGATGTAGGACCTGTTCCCCGGCAAGACGTCGATTAACTGCTCGTCCGTGACATCTTCCCTTATGACCACTCGCGCGCTATTGATGTCGTAGACCCTCAGTATCTCCTTCACAAGAGTCTCGCTCATCTTGGTAAGCTTCCCCTGAAGCGCGACCTGTATCCCCCCTCCGCTAGTCGTCTCGACCACGACGTTCGGGGGCCTCTCGTCGACCCTGACCCCAGTGTTCCTGAGCTCCTTCTCGAGGAGGGCCCTGGCGTCTGGTTGGAAGACGTCAACTATGAAGAGGATGAGGTCTGCGTTCCTGGCCACAGAGAGGACGCGTTTGCCCAGGCCTCTCCCTGAGGATGCGCCCTGTATTATCCCGGGGAGGTCGAGGATTTGGATCCTTGCTCCGTTGTAATCCATGACTCCGGGTACGACCTCCAGGGTGGTGAACGCGTAAGGCGCAACCTTGGACTTCGCGTTTGTCAGCCTGTTTAGGAGCGTCGACTTGCCAACGCTCGGGAGGCCGATGATGACGATCGTCGCGTCGCCCGACTTCTTCACGTCGTATCCGATGCTGCTGCCTGAGCGCCGGGACTGCTGCTCCTCCTGCTCAGCCTTGAGCTTGGACAGCTTGGCCCTGAGGAGTCCGACGTGGTGTTCGGTCTTCTTGTTGACCTGGGTCCTGTGCAGGTCGTCCTCGAT encodes the following:
- a CDS encoding GTP-binding protein yields the protein MGLPEKIKKIEDDLHRTQVNKKTEHHVGLLRAKLSKLKAEQEEQQSRRSGSSIGYDVKKSGDATIVIIGLPSVGKSTLLNRLTNAKSKVAPYAFTTLEVVPGVMDYNGARIQILDLPGIIQGASSGRGLGKRVLSVARNADLILFIVDVFQPDARALLEKELRNTGVRVDERPPNVVVETTSGGGIQVALQGKLTKMSETLVKEILRVYDINSARVVIREDVTDEQLIDVLPGNRSYIPSLTVMNKIDLVNAGFTTELSRKLPYSFVPISAEAGVNIAALKEEIYKRLGFVRIYMRRRTGETDFEEPMIVKRGSTIMEVCDKVHRGMKDDFRYALVWGKSVRFGGQRVGINHRLLDEDVLTIITR
- a CDS encoding DDE-type integrase/transposase/recombinase: MSHRFMQPAFNAREAKGEAIAREFGWVQRVDDHSYRVHSQRMDKEYQVEQTETGWACSCPDSTYRGEKCKHVWAVEISWILRQKVEAETRVMPIQAQDCVVCGSEDLMKWGIRHNKAGDIQKFKCRGCGRFFTINVGFEGMKHDPKAITTAMQLFFSGESLRNTQKALLLLGVRVAHSTIYEWIRKYVALMDKYLDKITPQVSNTWRADEVFVKFKGNVKFVFALMDDQTRFWISQQVADGKFTADVRPLFAEAKRVAGKRPLTMITDGGNHFIQPIIKEFWTNTNPKTQHVRDIRLDGTTHNNKMERMNGEIRDREKVMRGLKRVDTPILKGVQLYHNYFRPHESLHGATPAEKAGIRIEGENKWLTVIQNAGRQTGSNRKTNQP